From Nicotiana tabacum cultivar K326 chromosome 20, ASM71507v2, whole genome shotgun sequence, one genomic window encodes:
- the LOC107828635 gene encoding zinc finger BED domain-containing protein RICESLEEPER 4-like yields MAENIMIDKVIGESGASNSNATSQSQSVQSKAKKQRKKRSVAWEYFDQIIDPEGNQKGVCKHCKREYFADSKDNGTKSLLTHMAKCLKMPLDVAKSQSKLGFNPIPGGNKGDVVVVPWKFDQEQCRKALCRMVIVDELPFSFVGKEGFMNFMKIAQPFFRIPSRRTEIIQ; encoded by the coding sequence ATGGCTGAAAATATCATGATTGATAAGGTGATTGGTGAAAGTGGAGCTTCTAATTCAAATGCCACATCACAATCTCAATCAGTTCAATCGAAagcaaaaaaacaaagaaaaaagaggtCTGTTGCATGGGAATATTTCGACCAAATTATTGATCCGGAAGGAAATCAAAAGGGTGTTTGTAAACATTGCAAAAGAGAATATTTTGCCGATTCAAAAGATAATGGTACGAAATCACTCCTTACACATATGGCCAAGTGTTTAAAAATGCCTTTAGATGTTGCAAAAAGTCAATCAAAACTTGGCTTTAACCCTATTCCGGGGGGTAATAAGGGTGATGTAGTCGTTGTTccttggaaatttgatcaagaacAATGTAGGAAGGCTTTGTGTCGTATGGTGATCGTTGATGAACTTCCTTTCAGCTTTGTTGGAAAGGAAGGTTTTATGAATTTTATGAAAATTGCACAACCTTTTTTTCGAATTCCTTCACGTAGAACTGAAATTATTCAGTGA